A DNA window from Triticum urartu cultivar G1812 unplaced genomic scaffold, Tu2.1 TuUngrouped_contig_7089, whole genome shotgun sequence contains the following coding sequences:
- the LOC125531432 gene encoding ATP synthase subunit a-like translates to MNKFDLITQIVQSVSHVHSFIFDFSQPALDPQLVNRLLEGVEAPTSKDGDLLLKMYGIAPGNAQALLFEITKMVELYMRQASMALPPAYDVTWFCDQFLGVDPAESLRKTSVDLHFKGRESFTWNAGFVNFYNEIWRDENSPPGSAVSAPNPLFLENPLDQFAIYPIIDLHVGKFYFTFTNAVLYMLLTVVLVVFLFFVVTKKGGGKSVPNAWQSLVELIYDFVLNLVNEQIGGLSGNVKQKFFPRISVTFTFSLFRNPQGMIPFSFTVTSHFLITLALSFSIFIGITIIGFQRHGLHFFSFLLPAGVPLPLAPFLVLLELISYCFRALRLGIRLFANMMAGHSLVKILSGFAWTMLFLNNIFYFIGDLGPLFIVLALTGLELGVAISQAHVSTISICIYLNDATNLHQNESFHN, encoded by the coding sequence ATGAACAAATTTGATTTAATAACACAAATAGTACAAAGTGTCTCTCACGTCCATTCTTTTATTTTTGATTTTTCCCAACCTGCGTTGGATCCGCAGCTTGTGAACCGGCTTTTGGAAGGGGTGGAGGCACCTACCTCGAAAGATGGGGACCTCCTTTTAAAAATGTATGGAATTGCGCCCGGAAATGCACAGGCTTTGCTTTTTGAAATCACAAAAATGGTAGAATTATACATGCGGCAGGCATCAATGGCTTTGCCACCTGCATACGATGTTACCTGGTTTTGTGACCAGTTTCTGGGCGTGGATCCTGCTGAGAGTCTAAGGAAGACTTCCGTAGATTTACATTTCAAGGGGCGCGAAAGCTTCACTTGGAACGCGGGCTTTGTTAATTTTTATAACGAAATATGGAGGGACGAAAACTCCCCGCCGGGTAGCGCTGTAAGTGCTCCGAATCCGCTTTTTTTGGAAAACCCATTGGATCAATTTGCCATTTACCCAATAATTGATCTTCATGTGGGCAAATTTTATTTTACATTTACAAATGCAGTCTTGTATATGCTTCTCACTGTCGTTTTGGTCGTTTTTCTGTTTTTTGTTGTTACGAAAAAGGGAGGTGGAAAGTCAGTGCCAAATGCATGGCAATCCTTGGTCGAGCTTATTTATGATTTCGTGCTGAACCTAGTAAACGAACAAATAGGTGGTCTTTCCGGAAATGTGAAACAAAAGTTTTTCCCTCGCATCTCGGTCACTTTTACTTTTTCGTTATTTCGTAATCCCCAGGGTATGATACCCTTTAGCTTCACAGTGACAAGTCATTTTCTCATTACTTTGGCTctttcattttccatttttatagGCATTACGATCATTGGATTTCAAAGACATGGGCTTCATTTTTTTAGCTTCTTATTACCTGCAGGAGTCCCACTGCCGTTAGCACCTTTCTTAGTACTCCTTGAGCTAATCTCTTATTGTTTTCGTGCATTAAGATTAGGAATACGTTTATTTGCTAATATGATGGCCGGTCATAGTTTAGTAAAGATTTTAAGTGGGTTTGCTTGGACTATGCTATTTCTGAATAATATTTTCTATTTCATAGGAGATCTTGGTCCCTTATTTATAGTTCTAGCATTAACCGGTCTGGAATTAGGTGTAGCTATATCACAAGCTCATGTTTCTACGATCTCAATTTGTATTTACTTGAATGATGCTACAAATCTCCATCAAAATGAGTCATTTCATAATTGA